In Oryza brachyantha chromosome 1, ObraRS2, whole genome shotgun sequence, the following are encoded in one genomic region:
- the LOC102709040 gene encoding zinc finger protein STOP1 homolog has product MDSTLRSSETSLKTLPSMANNAARNTDPDQQGVRFNSMDQPCFARPGQSFPAFPPLFGVQSSSSLYLPDDIEAKTGNQFESNPSLNNPTMDWDPQAMLSNLSFLEQKIKQVKDIVQSMSNRESQVAGGSSEVQAKQQLVTADLTCIIIQLISTAGSLLPSMKNPLSSNPALRHLSNTLGAPMILGTSCNQQPRSNDEAAIPDITKNPDYEELMNSLNTTQGDGDETMKCQNPCGGEGSEPIPMDDHDVKESDDGGEGENLPPGSYVVLQLEKEEILAPHTHFCMICGKGFKRDANLRMHMRGHGDEYKTPAALAKPSKDSSSEPAPVTRYSCPYVGCKRNKEHKKFQPLKTILCVKNHYKRSHCDKSYTCSRCNTKKFSVIADLKTHEKHCGRDKWLCSCGTTFSRKDKLFGHVALFQGHTPALPMDDVKVTGASEQPQGSEAMNSMASSASGYNFPSSSSEDIPNLDMKMADDPRYFSPLSFDPFFSGLDDFTRPGFDIPENSFSFLPSGSSSFGQQNGDS; this is encoded by the coding sequence ATGGACAGTACCTTGAGAAGTTCAGAAACATCCTTGAAAACCTTGCCATCAATGGCAAATAATGCAGCAAGGAATACTGACCCTGACCAACAGGGTGTTCGTTTCAATTCCATGGACCAGCCTTGTTTTGCAAGACCAGGTCAATCATTCCCTGCTTTTCCTCCACTCTTTGGGGTTCAGTCTTCTTCTAGCTTGTATTTACCTGATGACATTGAAGCTAAAACTGGTAACCAGTTTGAATCAAATCCTTCATTGAATAATCCTACAATGGATTGGGATCCTCAAGCAATGTTGAGCAACTTATCCTTCCTTGAACAGAAGATCAAGCAGGTAAAAGATATTGTGCAGTCCATGAGTAATCGAGAGAGCCAAGTTGCTGGTGGTTCCAGCGAGGTGCAAGCAAAGCAGCAGCTTGTCACTGCTGATCTCACTTGCATTATTATTCAGCTTATCTCAACAGCTGGTTCCTTGCTTCCTTCAATGAAGAACCCACTCAGCAGCAACCCGGCACTCAGGCATCTCAGCAACACACTCGGTGCTCCTATGATCTTGGGCACCAGTTGTAACCAGCAACCAAGATCAAACGATGAGGCCGCAATTCCTGACATTACCAAGAACCCTGACTATGAGGAGCTGATGAATAGCCTTAATACTACTCAGGGTGATGGCGATGAGACGATGAAATGCCAAAATCCCTGTGGTGGGGAAGGGTCTGAACCAATTCCAATGGACGACCATGATGTGAAGGAGAGTGATGATGGTGGTGAGGGAGAAAATCTCCCCCCTGGTTCATATGTTGTATTGCAATTAGAGAAGGAGGAGATTTTAGCGCCACACACTCACTTCTGCATGATCTGTGGCAAGGGTTTCAAAAGAGATGCAAACCTTAGGATGCACATGAGGGGCCATGGAGACGAGTACAAAACTCCCGCAGCTCTTGCCAAACCTTCGAAAGATTCTAGCTCAGAGCCTGCCCCAGTTACAAGGTACTCATGCCCATATGTTGGTTGCAAGCGCAACAAGGAGCACAAGAAGTTCCAGCCTCTCAAGACGATTCTGTGCGTGAAGAACCACTACAAGAGAAGCCACTGCGACAAGAGCTACACCTGCAGCCGTTGCAACACCAAGAAGTTCTCTGTCATTGCAGACCTGAAGACTCATGAGAAGCACTGTGGGCGCGACAAGTGGCTATGTTCATGCGGAACAACCTTCTCGAGGAAGGACAAGCTGTTCGGGCATGTCGCTCTTTTCCAGGGGCACACACCTGCACTCCCGATGGATGATGTCAAAGTAACAGGTGCATCAGAGCAACCTCAGGGCAGCGAGGCGATGAACAGCATGGCGAGCAGTGCTTCTGGGTATAACTTCCCCAGTAGCTCGTCTGAGGACATCCCGAATCTTGACATGAAAATGGCTGATGATCCACGttatttctcaccattgaGCTTTGACCCTTTCTTTAGTGGGCTTGATGACTTCACCCGTCCTGGATTTGACATCCCTGAAAATTCCTTCTCCTTCTTGCCCTCAGGATCATCCAGTTTCGGGCAGCAGAATGGAGACAGCTGA
- the LOC102703547 gene encoding bifunctional aspartate aminotransferase and glutamate/aspartate-prephenate aminotransferase — MAAASTSAPSFSPPTKPASSPNSVCFAASARASGKRPAAGRARMAVVRAEAVDATISPTVSALRPSKTMAITDQATALKQAGVPVIGLAAGEPDFDTPAVIAEAGMNAIKDGYTRYTPNAGTLELRKAICNKLQEENGISYTPDQVLVSNGAKQCITQAVLAVCSPGDEVLIPAPYWVSYPEMATLAGATSVILPTSISENFLLRPELLASKLNEKSRLLILCSPSNPTGSVYPKELLEEIAEIVKKYPKLLVLSDEIYEHIIYQPAEHTSFASLPGMWDRTLTVNGFSKAFAMTGWRLGYLAAPKHFVAACGKIQSQFTSGASSISQKAGLAALNLGYAGGEAVSTMVKAFQERRDYLVKSFKELPGVKISEPQGAFYLFIDFSSYYGSEVEGFGTIKDSESLCMFLLEKAQVALVPGDAFGDDKCIRISYAAALSTLQTAMDKIKEAVALIKPRVAA, encoded by the exons aTGGCGGCAGCATCCACCTCCGCGCCGTCCTTCTCCCCTCCCACCAAGCCCGCCTCCAGCCCCAACTCCGTCTGCTTCGCCGCCAGCGCCAG GGCGTCGGGgaagaggccggcggcggggagggccaGGATGGCGGTCGtgagggcggaggcggtggacgCGACCATCAGCCCGACGGTGAGCGCGCTGCGGCCGTCCAAGACGATGGCCATCACGGACCAGGCCACGGCGCTGAAGCAGGCCGGCGTGCCGGTCATCGGCCTCGCCGCGGGGGAGCCCGACTTCGACACGCCGGCCGTGATTGCCGAG GCTGGGATGAATGCAATTAAGGATGGTTATACAAGGTACACTCCTAATGCTGGAACTTTGGAGCTGAGAAAGGCCATCTGCAACAAACTCCAAG AGGAAAATGGGATATCATACACTCCAGATCAGGTGCTCGTTAGCAATGGAGCTAAGCAATGCATTACGCAAGCCGTGCTTGCTGTTTGCTCACCTGGTGATGAG GTTTTGATACCAGCACCATACTGGGTCAGTTATCCTGAGATGGCTACACTGGCTGGTGCAACTTCGGTGATCCTTCCTACAAGCATATCAGAGAATTTCTTGCTAAGGCCAGAACTACTTGCTTCGAAGCTCAATGAGAAATCTAGGCTTTTGATTCTCTGCTCTCCTTCTAATCCAACTGGGTCAGTATATCCAAAGGAGTTGCTTGAAGAAATTGCTGAGATAGTTAAGAAGTACCCTAAGCTTCTT GTTTTGTCTGATGAGATTTATGAGCATATCATCTATCAGCCAGCAGAACACACAAGCTTTGCTTCATTGCCTGGAATGTGGGATAGAACATTAACTGTAAATGGTTTTTCTAAG GCTTTTGCTATGACGGGTTGGCGACTTGGATACCTTGCAGCCCCAAAACATTTTGTTGCAGCCTGTGGAAAGATCCAAAGCCAG TTTACTTCAGGTGCTAGCAGCATATCACAGAAGGCAGGGCTCGCTGCTTTGAACCTTGGCTATGCTGGTGGTGAAGCAGTCTCAACTATGGTCAAAGCATTCCAGGAACGCCGGGATTACCTTGTAAAAAGCTTCAAGGAACTGCCAGGTGTGAAAATATCGGAGCCTCAG GGTGCCTTTTATTTGTTCATTGACTTCAGCTCCTACTATGGATCTGAAGTAGAGGGTTTTGGCACTATCAAGGACTCTGAGTCCCTCTGCATGTTCCTTTTGGAGAAAGCACAG GTTGCACTTGTCCCAGGTGATGCATTTGGGGATGACAAATGCATTCGCATTTCATATGCTGCGGCACTATCTACGCTTCAAACTGCAATGGACAAAATCAAAGAAGCGGTTGCGCTGATCAAACCTCGAGTTGCTGCTTAG